The genomic window GCAATATAAACAGACTATCGCTGCGTTTTTGAAGCATACGGGACATCTGGCACACACCGGAAGTTATGTTttgtggaccaatcagagacggGAGATGATGGTTTCTAGGCAACAACACGAAACATAGACgcttttatgtttaatgttttaaaatgatgttttttaaactatatattCAGCCTTTAACACCGGTGAGTAATAAATGCTATTGCGTTTATTGTTTGAGCTATACTTTTaagtttatacttttatacactAGCGGTCAGGGCACTTTTACCACGCTAAAATAAGCAAGTTAGTTGCCCAGCCACATAGGTCCATTGAACATCGAGTGTTATTCTATCTATGTATAAGAATTGACGGTTGGGTAGTTTACAATTTATCGTCTAGGTATGAAGTTAAATGTCACTCCTAATAAGTCAATATGAATAATTTGTTGTGTTCCATGTTATAGGGGATTGTTTAACTTTAAAGGAAAACCTGACACCATGAACTCACGAGCCAAATTTCCTCAAGAAAGCAGTGGTACAATAAAAAGCCATTTTACACCCAAACACAGCGAACTGAATGTCAAAGGAAGGGATATGGAAGAGAAACCATTTCCAACCAAGCCTGTTTGtcccaaaaaaaaatctaccccACATGGCCCTAATTTAGAAAAGAAATCTGAAGATGCTCCCAACAGTACATCACTAGGCAAAGACACACTACTTGAAGAACTACAGATGCCCAAAGTAATTCAAGAAAAACAGCTGATGGTACAGAAGAAATTGTGGAAACTTGAAGATGCATTCCGAGCGAAGATTCAGCTTGATCATGTTGGTGTTAATGTTTATAGAGGCAACCAGACTGTGGAGAAGAAACATTACAAGAGACGACAAGAAAATGTAAacactgatactaaaactaagcAGAGGACAGAAGTGAGAAGTAATGAAATGCTGACTGAAAGACACAATCCCAAACAATACAAGCTCAGgcaagacacaataacaaaGAAAACTGAACGGTCGGACGAGATGTCTGCAGGGGAAACATTGACGATGAGGAAGGAAGAAAGCAGTGCAACATATGCGAAGAGTGAACAACCACATAGTCAACAGAAATCTAGCTGTAGGTTAGCTATAGGAGACAGAGATATGGCAGGAAAAACATTGCATGAGGAACTTATTCTGCCACAGGATTCTTCTAGTCCACCCCAGGAGCTTGAACTTGAGAGCACAGATAAAAATATCCAACTTTTTCCATGCAGCATCTGCAAACGAAATTTCATGCAAGATAGACTGGAGAAGCATAtgcagatctgtgaaaaggtgaAAAAGGCCAAGCACCCGGTCTTCGACTCATTACTGCATAGGACCAAGGGATCAGCTATGGAGGAGTTCTTGAAAACACACACCAGGAGCAGAACCCCTGAGGTAAGATGTCTTGAACCCCATTAAGCAATCTGTTCACAGACAACAAGCCACTAATGAATATTGCCCTGTTTGTACTGTAGGTGCTACGAAAAAAGAAGCAGCAAAAGAAGCAGAAGTAAAACTTAGAAGTGAAGCAGTCAACTTTTCTGCAAATCTGCTGTAATATAAATCAATATGTCTTTAGTAATAGGCTGAAAGCAAGTAAGAGACATACTATCTATATACATTTCAATCATTTAATGGGGTAgagaatataaacaaatatatttacaaaagagTTAAGGCACAACAATGGTTATATTTCCAcaaataatttgaaaaataaagtgtttttctcCACAAATATTAAGTTTTGTAACCTTGACATCCCACTTTATTTTCACAAAGCAAGAAATCATTTTTAATGGCAACactcactgtaaacaaaataatcacataTTTGCATAGGATTGTCGTAGCAAAGTATGGCTTACGTATTTGCATCAGTATGACAGTACCCAAGGCAGATAAGGCAAAAACATTAGACAATATATGGCATGCAAAGACTGCAGGTCTATAGGACCATACATTGTTTATGTGTCCACGAGAACAAACCTTTCTAAATAAACTTTCAAATATAAATCAGTAAAAGGAGCAAATATTAAACTGTTAAACGACCTGTAAAAAAGTCAGTAGTTTTGTGTCATCTAACAATTTCTAAAATAAGGCatgcttttaaataaaatgtgtatcatgtatGTCCAGACACAATGACTGGTACTGAGGCTTTAACATATTTCGCACTGTAATATGAAATACAGTTCACATTTCAAGACCACAGTAATCCAACTACTGCGCTGTAATGACATGACAAGGAGTAAGCTATGCTTCTTGATTTCTAAAAGGACAAAtttctgtgtatattctgtgAATACAATTACCCCTACTCAGTGCTTCCATTACTGTGAGACAGCAATCACACAGGCATATTTCATATAGCCTATTATGGCACTGTCGAAGCCACCTTGTTTTTCCCCTTACGTGATAAATATTTTTATGTTGAATCCAGCCAACACTTGCATATTTAAAATCAGTTACCTTTGTTTGCAACTAGGTATTGTGCAATTACACATAACAGCTGAGTTATGATCCTGTGGCAGCTGTCTTTGGGTACAAAGACACTGGCACAAGGCACTGCACCAAAATGTTTGCACGAGTAATGATTACCATAAAttgttttgtcaaaaaaaaaaatcgaatgGACTCAAACACTAGCCCCAGCAGACCTGCCTCCATATTTCTTTAACCCTgctgctctccctcctccatccctaGACATTCGGTCAGAGTGGTTGCCATTGCCATCATATCCTTGGTGTGATAAACGACTAATTGCTGCCCAGAGTCTTTCATTCTCCTTCTTCTGCTCGCTGACCTAGAAAGATCAAAAGATAGCATTAAGGTCATGCATCTCAAAGATCGAGCTTTTAGGGCTGTAATATCTAACCTGCTTTTCCAGCATTTGTATCCTCAAGTCTTGCTGTGCCATTGTCTCACGCAGCTGAAAAAAGAATCATTAACCACCATGCTGATTGTTTAATTGATTATATCATGATTGTAACTTGAATACCTGTGTAACCTCACAACTAGCTTTGCATTCTCCTCTTCTACACAAATCAGCTTCTTCCAATCCATTTACCCTACCAGAGCTCATACGCATTGTCTGTAAAGAAATAATTGTATTACATATTAATGTTTACTTATCTAATTTTTTTATACCTGAATtcacaaatgcaaaaaagaCTAGAACAGCCATTACTGGTAGTTCTTTTTTGGTGTTAAGTGCAGCCGCAGCAGCCTTGAGCTCTTTCAGCTCTTCATAAGGCAGGGTGACACTCTCTGAGAAAGATGAACACTGGCTGGGAATAGACTGCATAGGATCATCAGGCATTGGGATGAACTCTGCATCTTCTAGCTCCTAATAGTGCACACATATAATTAGTGACAGTCAGCACCTGTCCACATTTGAAATGCATAGTATCAGTCGTGTTTCAAAGCACATAAAATGTTTGAGTGTACTGCATGTAAAACAATGCTGACGAACCTTTCTAAGCCACAGAGGACAGGAGCTGTCCCCAGATGTCCTTGACATCATTGGTGTTTCCAAGAAAGGCTCATCAGTCTCAATTTCCACTGTCCCACCAAGGCCTGTGTCATGActctctgtgtctgagcctgccTCTATATCCAGATCCACTGTGGATGTGGAGGCTCCCTGACCAATACCTAGAGTAAAACGGAAATGTTTTATGGGTACAATGGCAATCAACATACAATATGTAACAATATGTAACAGTATTTACCGCTACCAATTGAAAGTCCACTGCTGTTTGAACGGATTGTCTTAGAGTTCAGTACTTTTTCTGTAAATTAAAATGAGACATTTAAGGTGTGAAATagatgaaaagggaaaaaacaaaaaagaatacAAACCCATTATGATAATCGTATGCCAGCCACAGCAAGACAAATCTGGTACATGATGAAGAGATCCAAAAATAGGCCTTGGCATGGCAGGGCACACCTCTGAACCAAAGCCTTTATCTGCAGGCATTCCAAGTCGTCCGTTTCCAGCATTTCCCCATGCGAAGATATGATTGTCTGCCAAAAAAATATCCAATATAAAGCCTTATGCTCTGACAAAAAATCTAAAGCCTTGTATGGTGGGCAGTAAGCTTACCATCAGTGGCAGCGATGGTGAAACCATCACCACAGGACACTTTGGTCACTATCTTTCCTCCAAAAGGCCCCACTAGGACTTGAACACCCTGATGCTTTTTAAAGTCCTTTACACCTAGCTGTCCATACTTGTTGCAACCAAATGTTATCAGCCGCCCACGCTCTGAAAAAGATCAAAATTATGCAGCACACTTTTACAATCATGTAACATTCCAAGTCGATTAACTGTTATACCATCAACAGCAGCAGTGTGGCTTTTTCCTGGAGCAATGCTCTGAATTTTAAACCGTGACAACTGCTTTACCAGTGTCAAGGTGGTTATGTATGGGATTCCCTGGAAGCCCTGAAAGAAACAAAGTCTTACTTCAGAATATCAAATGAATGTACTTCCATGTGTTGTTCAAGAGCTACCTCTCCAGGATGGTTCTTTATACCAGAGTAGCCCTGGTTAAGGCCCAGCTTGTTAAATTCATTGTTTCCACATGCAAGGACTTTTCCTGTGTCTGTCAAAAAGAAGGTTCCATCACTCCCACATGACACAGATGACATTGTGGCTCCTTTGGGTAGCTCCacctagaaaaaaaaattaaaatattcacattttatgatcctaaacaacacataaatataaacaaataaataaaacaaataaatacaatggatATTTCCTTACTTGCATTGGAGAAGAGAAGTCATCCTCACATTCAAGGCCAAGACGTCCTGTACCACAaggtaaaacacaaacatcaatACAGTCACtttgtattataacaaaaacagtaaaactaataaaaaaagctGACAGTGTATGCATTATGACTGGCGCACACATGCACAAGAATGTATATCATTAGAAAAAATAGCAGCTAGTGATagctaataatgaaggaaatcAGCTTGAAACATGGGAGCAATTAGATACAACCTCAATCTTTAATGAATTCAGAAGTATAAAAGTAATTACCGGAAATGCCATTTGTGTTATTGTGGTTCTTTATGAATATaatgacaaaacattttaattgttattattgtgtatttttctctgtgtaattcaatttaaaatggtttgtttACGGtggaggtgggacagagcatagAAATCTTGTTTTAGAATTGTTGTAGAAAATTTTGAATACACACATGGATATTTCGCTGTTGTGACATTACTGTCTCCATCTCCTGGCCACTTGCTGCCACTACAAAAATATGGCATTACTGCCTCCTAAAAAGGtgacataaaacattttgtacCATACTCTCCACAGCCCCAGGAGTAGATGGCTCCATAATGGGTCAAGACCACCACATGGTTGTCTCCACAAGACACCTGTCGAACAGGACGCTCCTCAAAGAACTCCAACAGTACTGGCTCCAGCACCTCCATGCCCATCTCCCCCTCCACACCAATGCAGCCATAGTAGTCTGAGCCAAACATGTACATCTGGTCCTCATCTGGAAGTGAAGATTATTCAgattattcaaattattcacaTACAGTGATCCAGAGTGAAATGTAAACATTGGTCAAGGTATGCAAGAACCTACCAGTGACACAGGCAGTGAAGTCAGCTCCACATGCCACCTGACGCACCGCCTTTCCCTGAAGCTTTTCTACTTTCTTAGGCTGTCGGTATGATGCCTGGTCTCCATGTCCAAGCTGTCCCACCATTTTAGCCCCACCTTGGACATTCTGAAGACATAGTAGTAGAGTTTGTTGAAGCGATCCACAACAGCAGCTGTGTTTCAGTGATGTTTGACAGTGATACTCACAGCCCAGGTGTATAGCTCCTTTTCTACCGTCACAACTGCAAAATGACTCTCTCCTGCACACACGTGCTGGGCTCCACTGCCTCCTTTAAACGCATCTAATTTCTGGGGAGTAAACTTTCCCCCACCCCAAAAGTACACCTCCCTAGATCGTGTTGTTACTATAGCAACAGGGGTCTCAGTTACTGTGCTTAGCCTATAAaaattagagaaagaaaaatTAGATGGTAACCATGTTATGGTCAATGGTCAATCAAACTAAAAGCAGAAAAACATACTTTGGTTTCTTCATTGCAGAATTTAGGAGTGCAACACGCTCCTCAAGTTCCCTGAAATAAAGTCACAGTTTCATACTAAAGAAAGGATGCtttatattgaacaattattgtTTGTTAACTTACGGTCTGCAGCATAAAATGAAAGGTTGGTCCAGAACCTCATCAGCAGTGGGTCTCTTTGAAGGATCCtacaaagtaaaaatgtttttacattGGCACTTCATTGCAAGACACAGTCTATATAGCATCTATAAACACAAAAGCATTGTACTTACTTGATCAAGACATTGGTAAACCACATCAATCAGTTTTGATGAATAAATATCGGAGTTTACTTCCATAGTCCAGTTGCCTTGAACTATTTTTACACATAAGTTAAGAGGGttctataataaataataaaaagacacaaacaatattttacatgAATATGTATGTAGAGATTTATGATTTTTCTTGGAAAAGAGGAATACCGTAGCATCAAATGTTCTTGTCAGGGTTAGAACTTCATAAAGAACGCAACCCATGGCCCAGATGTCTGATTTAAAGTTATACTTTGCTCCTTGGCACAGTTCAGGTGACATGTAATATGGTGTTCCCACACACTGCACtccaaatgtagaaaaaaaacaacacattaccATAAAATATGCAATGTAGTGGCTGTCTGGCTGATAAGAAATGGCTAATATTGCTTTGTAATGTGAAAATACCTTGGagaattaaaatgataaaatatactATATTTAATATGTACCGTCTCTGCCATTGAAAATTCTGAGTCTAGTTTTTTGGCAAGACCATAGTCTCCCAGCTTGATCAGGTCAGTTTTAGTCAAGAAAATGTTCAAAGTTTTGATATCTCTGcaagaaaatatgaaaaaatatacataaattcATAACAGCCCATGACTCATGACAAATAATTATTTCCATTggtaaataaagaagaaacacacCTGTGTAGGATTCCCGCTTTGTGAATGTGAGCCACAGCTGAGGCAATTTGATATAAATACCATATGACCacctaaagaaaagaaaacgtCAGATATTATTGTGGCTGCAAAGTTAATGTGGTGACAGAAAGGATTCATCATACCTCCTCACTGAACAGCTTTCCTTTTTGTTGAACAATTTTATCGTAAAGATTTCCTCCTGTGATACGAATGAAATCAGTAACGTCAGTTAAACGAAAGCAAAAAGTATCCCAAAGTACAATATTTACCATTACAGTATTCCAACTCAATGAGTAAGGTGTTTTTATCCGTAAAGTGATTGAAATAGGCAATGATGTTGTTATGCTCCAAGATGGAAAGGATGcttatttcattcattacatCCCTGCGCTCTTTTTCTGAGAGAGAATTGAGATCTACCTCCTTCCACACCACCAGGGAGTTATCCTACAAttaaaagaagacatatttGAACAACAAAAACTGCTTCTGATGACAAGCAATCAGCCCCAGACATGATGGGAAGGCATTTTTCATGCTCTCACTCAAGAATGTCTCACTGGGGTACAGAAACAGAAGTGTCGGGGTCACACTAACATTCAAAACAACGCTGTATAAAGTGGTTATAACCCCCAACAGGGATTAACTACCCCTGCTTGACGTGGGGTATAGAGTTATGTCTTCCAGGGCAGTGTGCAGGGACCAAACTTACCTCGGTTCTCCTGTATAATGTGGCTTCACCAAACGCCCCCCTTCCGAGGATCCGGATAGGAATGTAATGCAACTTCTCCTCTTCGCCATTAAACGAGCTCGCAGCAGACCGCTCACTCACCAGCGACCCGCCGCCCAGCTCCGAGTTTAGAGAGTCGAAGTGCCTCTCATAGTCCTCCAGTGACATTTTCCTGTCGTTAAGAGCTTTTGATGGAAATAGCACGGATATAGGCCCAATGATATCTATATCAAAACAACTTGTAGTAAAGCATAAAGGCGTGTATCCTGAAACGCCCGCAGCTTAGCATAGCACGCCTCGAAGTTCACACAAGCACTGTCATGACTAAATGTAacttaaaaacaacataaactaaGGTAAAATACTGCAGAAAGATGCATACAAGAAAAGTAGATGCACGGATGTAAAGTAATAAAATGCTAACGTCGGGATATGAAGCCAACTTGTTTAAACAATTCAGAATAAAACAGCAACAACGTGGTTTTACTTTGAAAGAGCACGTTCTCTTCCGCTATGTGGACACATTTTAGATACGTGAAACGAAAGTGAtgtttagaataatcttg from Periophthalmus magnuspinnatus isolate fPerMag1 chromosome 22, fPerMag1.2.pri, whole genome shotgun sequence includes these protein-coding regions:
- the LOC117391004 gene encoding serine/threonine-protein kinase Nek9, whose translation is MSLEDYERHFDSLNSELGGGSLVSERSAASSFNGEEEKLHYIPIRILGRGAFGEATLYRRTEDNSLVVWKEVDLNSLSEKERRDVMNEISILSILEHNNIIAYFNHFTDKNTLLIELEYCNGGNLYDKIVQQKGKLFSEEVVIWYLYQIASAVAHIHKAGILHRDIKTLNIFLTKTDLIKLGDYGLAKKLDSEFSMAETCVGTPYYMSPELCQGAKYNFKSDIWAMGCVLYEVLTLTRTFDATNPLNLCVKIVQGNWTMEVNSDIYSSKLIDVVYQCLDQDPSKRPTADEVLDQPFILCCRPELEERVALLNSAMKKPKLSTVTETPVAIVTTRSREVYFWGGGKFTPQKLDAFKGGSGAQHVCAGESHFAVVTVEKELYTWANVQGGAKMVGQLGHGDQASYRQPKKVEKLQGKAVRQVACGADFTACVTDEDQMYMFGSDYYGCIGVEGEMGMEVLEPVLLEFFEERPVRQVSCGDNHVVVLTHYGAIYSWGCGEYGRLGLECEDDFSSPMQVELPKGATMSSVSCGSDGTFFLTDTGKVLACGNNEFNKLGLNQGYSGIKNHPGEGFQGIPYITTLTLVKQLSRFKIQSIAPGKSHTAAVDERGRLITFGCNKYGQLGVKDFKKHQGVQVLVGPFGGKIVTKVSCGDGFTIAATDDNHIFAWGNAGNGRLGMPADKGFGSEVCPAMPRPIFGSLHHVPDLSCCGWHTIIIMEKVLNSKTIRSNSSGLSIGSGIGQGASTSTVDLDIEAGSDTESHDTGLGGTVEIETDEPFLETPMMSRTSGDSSCPLWLRKELEDAEFIPMPDDPMQSIPSQCSSFSESVTLPYEELKELKAAAAALNTKKELPTMRMSSGRVNGLEEADLCRRGECKASCEVTQLRETMAQQDLRIQMLEKQVSEQKKENERLWAAISRLSHQGYDGNGNHSDRMSRDGGGRAAGLKKYGGRSAGASV
- the LOC129457324 gene encoding zinc finger C2HC domain-containing protein 1C-like, with translation MNSRAKFPQESSGTIKSHFTPKHSELNVKGRDMEEKPFPTKPVCPKKKSTPHGPNLEKKSEDAPNSTSLGKDTLLEELQMPKVIQEKQLMVQKKLWKLEDAFRAKIQLDHVGVNVYRGNQTVEKKHYKRRQENVNTDTKTKQRTEVRSNEMLTERHNPKQYKLRQDTITKKTERSDEMSAGETLTMRKEESSATYAKSEQPHSQQKSSCRLAIGDRDMAGKTLHEELILPQDSSSPPQELELESTDKNIQLFPCSICKRNFMQDRLEKHMQICEKVKKAKHPVFDSLLHRTKGSAMEEFLKTHTRSRTPEVLRKKKQQKKQK